The Vidua chalybeata isolate OUT-0048 chromosome 9, bVidCha1 merged haplotype, whole genome shotgun sequence genomic sequence ACCAGGCAGGATGTCTTAACTTTTGTCCTTGCCTTGAGCTTATCTCTCCCAGGGCCAAGAGGATGGTGGCACTACCCTGTTCAGCCTCTGCACCTGACTGATTTTCCACATTTTGGAATACTTCTGATAAAGTATCTTTGTTCATGCGATTTGGAAAGAGTGCAATTCTGGATTTGGGTGCACTGCTCCTGGACCACTTGGTTGATGATGGTGTGTAATCAttgtgaaaatgtattttatcttCACCTGTTGGGTtattcaggagaaaaaacaaaccaaaggaaTGGTATTGAGCTAGCTATCTAAATAATAACTGATAGCATTGATCCATGAGAATTTTGACACCTGCTACAGGAACATTGTCATCTTGCAGGCACATAAGTAGCCAGTGAAGAGACCACAGCCTTACACTGAAGGCACCATGcaagtccttctcctcctcctcgcaGCTGCAGGGCTTTGTTGGGGGCAGTACAACCCCAACACTTTCCCTAAGAGAACCTCTATTGTGCATCTCTTTGAATGGCGCTGGCAGGATATTGCTCAGGAGTGTGAACGCTACTTAGCTCCTAATGGATTTGGAGGAGTTCAGGTGAGTTGTTTCCTGTGAGTAGTAGGAAAATGGCATTGTAATATTTGATTAATAagttattaataattaataattaaattaataatgcCTGAGTTGGAGACAGTCATCTCTAAGTAACTTtactgctggggaaggaggtaGGAAGTAGTAACTGCTTTTAGAAGCAACCCCAACTCTGCAGGCCCCTATAGGAATGAATGATGGTGCATGTCTAGCAGATCACTTACAAAGGGGCATGCTGAAAGGCTTCTCCTGAAAGCTCAGTAGAAGGTAAAGCTCTTTACCTTCTTCTAAAGGAAGTATGGAAGCAGTGAGGTTTGGCATTACAGGTGAAAATAATTCCTGTGGCTTCAGCCCTTCCATGCACATGTCCTGGAAAGCAGGCCCATGCTGGACCTCGGCAACTCACAGGAACAACCCAAAATGTCTTTCTTGCCAGTGCACAAGACAGACATCTCACAGACCTGACCTTCTGCTGTGGGAGAGAGACTGGGTTGGGTACTAACTTTCCTCTGAGGGCACAGGTCCTGAGCACAGGTTTTGCCCTTAAAATGTTGAAGTAAAACCATTTGATTTCTTATCAAAGTACATCATTTCATCTGCAGGTTTCGCctccaaatgaaaatattgtcaTTACTAGCCCAAACAGACCCTGGTGGGAAAGATACCAGCCCATCAGCTACAAGATCTGCTCTCGATCAGGAAATGAACAGGAATTCAGAGACATGGTGACCAGATGCAACAATGTTGGAGTAAGTGCCTTGAAACTCTGTCTGATATGGCAAGAAGTGCTGTATCAGCtgagggaagctgctgctgtcctcaAAGGAGGTGTAAACTGAGAAGaaaccaaaagggaaaagaatcaACTTAATACCGATGTGGTAAAGCCCTGGCTATCACTTCACATTTGCTACAAAACATACTGAAATGCACATATTGCTTTTCCAGGTCCGTATCTATGTGGATGCTGTTGTCAACCATATgtgtggggctgcaggtggctcAGGCACACATTCTACCTGTGGAAGCTATTTTAATACTGGAAAGGAagattttccagctgtgccatACTCTGGCTGGGATTTCAATGATGGCAAATGTCACACTGGAAGTGGAGAAATTGAAAATTATGGTGATGCCAATCAGGTAAGTTCCCCtggaaaaatttttaaatatttttttacatgttcTGTTAACTCTGCAGTAAAATTAAATGGTGTAGTGCCTCACAAAACCTGTGCTTAGTCACTTGACAAGTGAATGAAATAGTGACCATAGGTACGTGTGGCCCAAAATATTCTAAGTACCGAGGAATCAAGAACCTATGTGCAGGTGTTTGCTCCTGAAGTGAGCCCAGTGTACTCAGCTCAGCCTGTGAGCTCCTTTTTATAGCTTATAAACTCAGCTGATCATGATAAGGAGCCCCCTTGGAAAGCTGACAGCAGTGCAAGGTGGTGCTGTAGTTGCACAACTTACAGGATTTTGTAGTTAGAAAATGTAGCAGTTCTTTCTCAAGCTCTCCCTTCAGCCACTTTGCAACAATACATTATAATGTTTCTGCACTTGCACTGCTTCATGTAGGGCTTGTCCTTCATGGGTTCAGGTGACTTTTGCTGTGGTAATCCCTGTAAAACATAGCTGAAATCCTGGATTACAACAAGTTCAAGGTATTTCCATTAGAGTGTCCACTCCCAGTTCCTTTGGACTAGACCATCATGTTTAATGTTGCAATGAACTCCTCCCCTTACCCCTGCTCTGGCTTGGATTTACCCACAGCCACTGTCCCCTCATAAAGCAAAcctgcccaacctggcctggctcctggctgcaggccctgcagggtgttcctgctctgctgtggctttATCCATGGCCACACCTTCgaggtgctccagcccagcctcacgaacagctgctggtgcttcaagctgtgcctgctgcagcacGGAGCTGGCCTCGGGCCCCGACAGAGCTGGCCTTGGGCCTTCAGGGGCGCCCCGGCTGTGGCACCGACACAGCCACGGCCACAGGCACCGACACAGCCACGGCCACAGGCACTGACACAGCCACGGCCACAGGCACCTCAGATGgacctgctctggtgtggacTTTTCCATGGCCACAGGCACCTCAGATgtacctgctctggtgtggacTTTTCCATGGCCACAGGCACCTCAGAGgtacctgctctggtgtggacTTTTCCATGGCCACAGGCACCTCAGAGgtacctgctctggtgtggacTTTTCCATGGCCACAGGCACCTCAGATGGACCTGCTCTGGTTTGGACTTTTCCACGGCCACAGGCACCTCAGatgttcctgtcctgcctggacTCAGGCACAGGTCACAGTCCCTGTGGCTCCAGTCCACTCTGGAGTTCCAGCGTGtccagtgcagcagcacaggagcagcagcgcTGCCCCGGCCGGGTGCCAGCCCAGGCCATCGCCAGTGGCGGGATCAGAGTGTCCCAGAGCGAGGGgatcagcagcacaggctgcagctgcagccaaagcacaaagcagctgctaATGAGCCCTAGAGTCTAATGCACAGTGAGGCCAGTGAGCCCCAGGGCAAGCACAGGAGCCTGTCAATTACTAGTCAAACAGCAAAAACAGTTGTAAATTCCATCTAGCACATTAATCATAGCCATTGTTAATTTGAACCCTTTGAGTCCCACGTTGGGCACCAAAGAGGACTTGTGGTTTAGCTCAGCCAGCAGCTAAAGACCACTCAGCCTCCTAGTTTCagtgggatggggcagagaaCTGGAAGagtaaaactgagaaaactcatggattaagataaagacagtttaacaggTAAAGAGAAAGCCACATACAAGAATTTATTCACCACTTCCCATTGGAAGGCAGGTGTTCAGCTGTCTCCAGGACAGTAGGGCTTTATCATGTGCAACAGTGACTTATGAAGACAAAAGCCTTTACTCTGGATATcactccctcccttcttcccaatCCAATACAACCTCATTAACCACCACCCCACCTCCACCCCTCCTTCAGTGTAATACACAGACATcgttatttttttcatttctgttgcaCAGGTCCGGAACTGCCGCTTGAGCGGCCTTCTGGATCTGGCCCTGGATAAGGACTACGTGCGCTCAAAGATTGCGGAGTACATGAACAATCTCATTGACATGGGTGTAGCAGGATTCCGACTTGATGCTGCCAAGCACATGTGGCCTGGGGACATAAAAGCATTTCTGGACAAGCTGCATGATCTAAACACTCAATGGTTTTCTGCAGGAACTAGACCTTTCATTTATCAGGAGGTAATCTccacattttctcctttatgcTTGCCTTTGTCTTTTGTATCTCTTTTGCCTCCTCCTTCAGAGGAACAGCAATACATCCTCATCGAACTTACCCTAGAAGGAGCTCCCAATTTACttagagcagccctgcagagataGGTAGTTTTGATTCTTAAAAATGCCTCCACAGCAGATTGTCAATCAACTTTACCCTTCCTTTCATCAGTCATGTTTTTACATGTGTCCCCCACGTCTTATTCTGACTTTGTGTCGATCTACGCAGCACAATTACAGAATTGCTTTCTTATCTATGTAAAGCAAGAACTCATGCTAAGTTCTGTACATTGCATTGTTGGTCTTTGTAAGACAAGAAGGGATgcaggttttctttcttgtacCAGGTAATTGACTTGGGTGGAGAGCCCATCACAGGCAGCCAGTACTTTGGAAATGGCCGAGTGACAGAATTCAAGTACGGTGCCAAACTGGGGACAGTGCTCCGCAAGTGGAACGGAGAAAAGATGGCCTACTTAAAGTAAGGATGAAGGTGCTGCAACTTCTCCACGATTCACTGGATACACCAATTGACAGGGTAACTTCAAGTCTGTGTTTTTGTTTAGGAACTGGGGAGAAGGCTGGGGATTTGTGCCTTCTGACAGAGCCCTGGTCTTTGTGGATAATCACGACAACCAGAGAGGACACGGGGCTGGTGGAGCTTCTATTCTAACCTTCTGGGATGCCAGGTAAGGATTGCTCTTGTCTGGCTGATGCTTCTTGCTCTTGCTTGTTTGTCTGTGTGTTCTCTGGCAGGTTCCTCTGTCTCATTCCTTGTTTGTCCATCAAACAGGCTCTATAAAATGGCGGTCGGTTTCATGCTTGCCCATCCATATGGGTTCACACGTGTGATGTCAAGTTTTCGCTGGCcaagatattttgaaaatggaaaggtGAGCTATTAATGCTGAAGATCCATCCATGGGGGTTAAGGGTGAGAACAGAGCCAGAGAATTAGTCCAGCTGATTTCAGGTTGTCAAGTGGTTTGCCTGTCCCAGGCTGGATGTAGCTGGTGCAACTTTGATGCTCCCTCTAGCTTTGCTCTCCAGAGGGGTTCTCTGCATTTTCAGTCACAAGATATAAACCTGTCTTTTTAATGACAGGACGTCAATGACTGGTATGGACCCCCAAGTAACGCAGATGGCTCCACAAAGGCCGTCACAATCAACGCAGACACGACCTGTGGCAACGACTGGGTTTGTGAACATCGCTGGCGTCAAATCAGGTAGGGCACTGGGGAGAAACAAGaagtaaaagcattttcttgCTGCTCCATGTGGCTTTTGAGGTGTTGCAGGTGCAGTGGCAGACACTGCTTGTGTTTTCAGGAACATGGTTATCTTCCGTAACGTGGTGGATGGTGAGCCTTTCTCCAACTGGTGGGACAATGGCAGCAATCAAGTGGCTTTTGGCCGTGGCAATAAAGGTTTCATCATCTTCAATAATGACAACTGGTAAGTCAATGGCAGAAACAGTTTCCCAGAGATAACAACAGAATCCCTCATCAGCAATCCAACATGAGCTTTTTGAGTGCATGCTGGGTCCTGATAGCTAAAATGGGAGTGTAGGATGGGTTGGGTCAGAAGGCTCTTGCTTTGCAATGCCCTTCAAATAGGGGAGTAAGATCATGTTCAGAAATCTTCCAAaccatttaaaatatctgttttaaaaCCAATGCAtaaattgtgtttattttctcaggAATATGAATGTCAATGTGCAAACTGGACTGCCTTCTGGTACCTACTGTGATGTTATTTCTGGACAAAAGGAGAACAACAAATGTACTGGAAAGCAGGTGTTTGTTTCTGGTGATGGAAAAGCTAATTTCCAGATTAATACTGATGCTGAAGATCCATTTATTGCAATTCACGTTGATGCCAAGTTGTAATGCGGGAGAAATCTCCTCCTCTGGTCTGTGTATTACTGTTTCCCCCATATgttatttcctgctttttgagCATGAGTGACTCTCTATCGAATAATAAATGGCATTCCAATTGAAGAGTAGTGTTCTTCCCCAGATGAATTAGATGTAACATTATCGTTACCCCCTCATAACTAGTGGTGATGCAGTGGTAGGTTTTAAGGCAATGCCGCACTCCACTTCCCATGTAACAAAAACACTGGAGAGAAAATCAAAAAAAGAATCCAAGCCAGCTAAAATGGCCAAGCTAAAGTGCAGTATTTCCAGGGCTGATCCATGCACACACACTTGTATCCCAGAGCAGCCACCGTGTGGGCTGTCAGCTATGAGCAGGGCCTACGTACAGAGTCTGTCCCTTCCTTATGACAAATCAAGCCTGGGGTCTGGGTCACTGAAGGAAGCTGGGCTGTGCGGGTGCTGAAGGTGCCTGAGAACACACGATGTATCCAGGCATTGCTTCCACCTTGTGCCACTGGCTGAGGCATGGCAAATTCCTGCCTCAGGTGTGTTAGGCACCCTTATTCTCTAATATCTCAAAGAAATATGCAAACACAGTACAGGTTTGGCAGCCCTCCCAAATCCCTTGTCATCTGTGAGAAAATGCTGAGGAAAAGCGAGTGTGCAGGCCTTGCTTTAAGTCAGAATCTCTGCTAGGCCAAAAGTGCTGACTGCATCCCATTCTGGAGGGGAAAATGGAAGGAGGTTGCTCCAGTTGAAGGTCAAGGTGCAGTTTTAGGTTTCCTTTCTGTGGTGTTGGTGGTGGATATTGGCTCTCAGTGTGCCCAAGGGCTCCAAGTGTCTGTCAGGGCAGTCTGGGtgtgggaagtgtccctggcCCAGCACTGGACCTCCATCTGTCTCCCTCCTTGGCTGTTGCCAGCATCTCCTGGATCCATCCACTCAGCCCCAGTGGAGAGGTGCTGAAGATCTGGGGACTCACGTGGCAGGGTGTTCGTAGCCTTTGCAAAGCGGTTATTGGCCCACGGGGCAGGTCAGGGAGTCCTTGGGCCCCTCTGAAACTGATAGGAGCTGTCTTAAGCCCTGCATTCAGCTCTACCCCTCAGAAACTAGGATTCCATCCTCTCTTACTCAGACATTGCCCAATCCCAAATGGAATAATCAGTTCACACATCAAATTGCACATCCAAGCCCCACACCTTTTGTGGCAAATGATGGAAATGACGCACACTGATCTGAGGTGTCCATACATCAACAGGCTGAATGTGGAGAAGGTTGTCTGTGCCTGTGAACATATGTGGATCCACTTTCCAAGGATGTTGGAGTGCAATGAGCGTTTTGCTTAATGTAGGTTCACGTAGCTCTGCATTTCACAGTGGAATGAAATAGAACATGGAGAAAACGAAATCATGAGACACTTTCTTTAGGTGTAAGTAAAACTTTGTGGGCCAAATGTTCACTGCTTTGAAAGGACCTAAATTGCATTCAGACcttgggttttgttctttttatttcaggattttgGTACGTTGCATCACAATTTGAgcacaaagatgatgaagaaaGCAATCGTGTCATCCAGAGCAACACCAGATCTTTCAGATAACTCACTGAACCCAGAGCTACAGTCAACCTTACTGCTGATCTCCAAGTTTTCAAAAGAATGTTAGTACTAGGAAAtgtttatctttatttttaaaatttctcttgcTGCTCTTCTATTTGAAGTGATGACACTAATGGCCTTAAATTTTTATACCAGCgttcaaagaaaaattgaaattttgttATGAAATTATCCAATTTAAGGTAAGATATTGGCTGGGGCACATCAGGATGTCACAACAGATCTCCTGAATTGtaaaattttagaatttttttgcgcaatgcaatatttaattttctcttagAAACAGTGTTCACTTTCATTGGCCAAACCATGAATTTAGCTGTGTAATTAATCTCCAATTCTAAAGATGCATTGTAAATTTAcaattatgttaatttttttaatcttttttttctatttatttttctttttctcttttcctcttttttttttccccattttttttcattcaagagTCACAGCATAATCTAGTGGTCAAATATGAAAAGGTGACTTAGTGGATTATCCattgcttttgtattttattcagacagaaaaaataccAGCATAAAGAAATTGGCTGCTTATGCTCAGGAAAGCAGTTACCGGAGCTAAAGCcttctttaaatattaattttctgtttttgcAAAGAGTCATTTTTACTGAATCAGCAATCATTTTGCAGTCTCAGGCTGTATGTATGCCTACGCAGCTGTGGTGGGTTGGCCTTGtctggatgccaggtgcccaccacagctcctctctgcctgcccTCCTCAGCAGACAGGGCACAGGAAGTGTGACCAAAGGCTCACAGGCCAAGACGTGGACTGTCTTGGCAAAACAGTGGAGGTCCACCCTGGGGCCAGCTGGCACCGGCTCTTCTGGAAGGGGAaacttccagcagcttctcataGAAGCCACCCCTGTAAGCCCCTGGCTACCAAAACCGTGCCACACGAAGGCTGTGCAATAGGATGAAATGCAGCTCCCCATGCCTGGAGCCTCGGTACCACAGACACCATTCTAGCAGGAACAGCCAGGATCCTGCCAGCCTCACCAGGGCCCTTCTGCTGCCTTCTTTCTAAAGCACTTTCTTACACCACCCTGTTGAGATGAATATGAAGACAGTTACTGAACTGCCACcatgaaaatcagattttatcCAGTAGTGTTGTCATTTGTACCTCAAAGCTGCTctggtggttttcttttctacCTTAGTAATCAAAACATTTTGGCCTGAGGCTTccaaaactcttaaaaaaacaccaccttGCTAGGCTTGTGTAGCTCACAAGAAATTAGGCAGGAAATATATCCTTTGGGAACTGAGTTTGAATAACATCTAATACTGCCTAAAAGTCCAATATTTTTGATCTACGGAGTTGTTATTGCAGCAATGACCTGGTAATATAGGATTCCGGCCTGCAGGCCACTAAATACTGTATTGCCATTATTAATAAAGAGCCACAGGCTTTCAAAGCCTCAGGACTGAGAGATGTCAGATTTGTTTTGCTTGAACTCACACAGGCTTGGCTGGAGCTCTGTCTTAACTTGCTTAGATGTAGCATCAATTTTCCTTATGAGGTGGCTATGTCAAATTTCATTTACTTTAACCTCTGCGCTGAAAACCAGATCTGATCTAAGCTGTAGTAACAAGCAGTCATTCCGTggagaaggaaatatttatcaCTAATGCAGAAATACAGGCCTAGCATGACAGCAGAGGCCCTGGAGTCAATGATGTGCAAGGGGACACACATGCATGCAAACATACAAGAGCAGCTTAGAAGCTTTGTAGAAACTGGAGTGCTACACAACATTTGGAACCCAAATTTTGATTCTATTCAGGAAAAGTAAAAGCAGACTCCACTTGGAAAACCACTCAAACAACCCTGGCTGTATAATCTACAGTTCTGCAAGTCACTGTGTGTACAGTTACAGATCAGACTGTTGCTCTTAGCAACTCAATACATCTTAACTGGAATTTGAATTTTTGTCTTCATGAAGTTACCAcacatttacaaaaatataatCATGTTCAAATGGataaagaagggagaaaaaaaaatcactagaaGGTTAATTAAGGTGTGGAAAAGCTTATTTATACAGGCTGTGGAATCTTCACCCCTAGGGCAGTTTGACACCAGGCTGGAGAAAGTCCTGAATGATGTGGTTGGATTTCAGTATTGACCTTGCCTTTGAGTAGGTACTGGACTTGACTTTGACTGGACTTGAGATTGCTGCGAAAGGatctccctcctttcccacccGAATGAGTCTGTAGTTCTGACTCATACTGGTACTGCTAAACCACTTGCTTTCAATCTCTGTAAAAGCAAAGAACTTCTAAGCCATGGATTTCACCACAAAAACATGATGCATTGGTGTTGAGGAACTCTATTGTTCAAAAATCTACAAATTAAACATCTTGGAAAGTAAAAAAGGTAATATATTATTCATACATTTTGACTGTAGACATGATGGTGagagaaagtgtatttttttttttttttactttctgtgtcttagaaaaaacacacatatttttttatcaGCTTGACTTGCATGTTGCTATGTTAAACCTCTGCTCTAGAGGTGTTCAGCTTCAGCAGCCTGGTCTAACAGGGTAAAGAGACTTTAGAAGAGTTTTTCTCTATTTTTGGGGGAGATTTTGTGCTAGGAGGAACAGGTGGGCTGAAGAGCCATGAGATATTAGTTATTTCAAGTGAAACAGTTCTTGTCAATTGTTCAGTGTAACTAAAGATTACGTAGTTTCCTCAGACTTCTCTAAGCAGAACTGGGAACAGTGTTCCGTAGTTGTGAGCGGAAAACATTTGAAGTTCTATCATTATTTTACCATCTGGTGAATGATGTGCAGATTAACAACTGGAATGTGCTAGAACACTAAAAGGGAAATAGGAAGGTTTGCTTTGCCTACAAGTTTCACAGATCTGCTGCATAAAAAGTTCTCTGGAGTCATTACCCAGGAGTGAACTACAACTCAGGCCAATTTAAACAGGATGCAGCGGCACAGCCACCGCAGGCCTGCATTTACAATTGTTATCTTCCCATCTGCTACAATTGCACGTTGACCAGCATACCCCAGAAAATCTTCTGGACTTTATACAAACCACaagccacacacacagaacTGGCTAGGCTGGTCAGTGTTACTTTTAAAGTTTCAACAGCCTCAGAAAAAAACTGCTTATGTTatcaagagagaaaatacaCTGCTCTATTTGCACACTGTGTTAATTATTCCACCTGTTTCCCAATTCATAGATGTTTCCTAGCTTATACTTATGGCAGCTACAAAAATGCAGTAACAGATCCTGTAAGAAATTGCTCctacatttctgcttttctcataGATCCCTTTAGAAGATACTTTTTTACCCAACTCCTTCCCAAACTTATTTGGACTGTTATCTGATCAACCTAACGAGACTGCTGTGACCACCCACAATGGCCAGGTCTTTGCCCCAGCTGTCAGTGTTCAGTCACCAAATGTGCACGGTGAGACCCTCCAGGTGCACCGTGCACACAGCGCCAGGTC encodes the following:
- the LOC128792355 gene encoding pancreatic alpha-amylase codes for the protein MQVLLLLLAAAGLCWGQYNPNTFPKRTSIVHLFEWRWQDIAQECERYLAPNGFGGVQVSPPNENIVITSPNRPWWERYQPISYKICSRSGNEQEFRDMVTRCNNVGVRIYVDAVVNHMCGAAGGSGTHSTCGSYFNTGKEDFPAVPYSGWDFNDGKCHTGSGEIENYGDANQVRNCRLSGLLDLALDKDYVRSKIAEYMNNLIDMGVAGFRLDAAKHMWPGDIKAFLDKLHDLNTQWFSAGTRPFIYQEVIDLGGEPITGSQYFGNGRVTEFKYGAKLGTVLRKWNGEKMAYLKNWGEGWGFVPSDRALVFVDNHDNQRGHGAGGASILTFWDARLYKMAVGFMLAHPYGFTRVMSSFRWPRYFENGKDVNDWYGPPSNADGSTKAVTINADTTCGNDWVCEHRWRQIRNMVIFRNVVDGEPFSNWWDNGSNQVAFGRGNKGFIIFNNDNWNMNVNVQTGLPSGTYCDVISGQKENNKCTGKQVFVSGDGKANFQINTDAEDPFIAIHVDAKL